The window CGGGTACTGGGGCACCCGGCACCTAGCGCACTTGGTCGCCCCCCGCGCGGGGGCGTGGATTGAAACAAGGAGACGTTGGCGCGGGAAGGCCGCCGTAAAAGTCGCCCCCCGCGCGGGGGCGTGGATTGAAACGCTCCAAGATCGGCATCCCGTCCTCACTGATCCAGTCGCCCCCCGCGCGGGGGCGTGGATTGAAACTTTACATCCGGTATATCCGCCCGCGTGTCGCCAGGTCGCCCCCCGCGCGGGGGCGTGGATTGAAACTCGACGGAAATGGAAAATGGTGGCACGAACCTCGGTCGCCCCCCGCGCGGGGGCGTGGCCGGATGGTGCAGTTCGTGAGATGGTCATCTGGGGGCTCCCGACCGCTGATCCGGAGCGCCCTCACGGGCTGAAATACCGTTTGTATTATGGATCACCGGATGGAAGGTGCATGGTCCTGTATGATAACGAACGAGGCAAAGGGGACCATCGCC of the Candidatus Methylomirabilis sp. genome contains:
- a CDS encoding DUF6516 family protein; translation: MVIWGLPTADPERPHGLKYRLYYGSPDGRCMVLYDNERGKGDHRHFCGKEARYHFRDVETLVAHFQRDINRVRRSS